One Dehalococcoidia bacterium genomic window, AGAAGCGGCGGGGCGAGGCGGTACTCGACCGGGGTCTTCGAAAGCCGAAGCGGGCTTGCGACGAGCGGCGCGGCCGCGCCCGACGGGTGCGGCATGTCGACGCGCAGCCGCCGGTGGCGCACCTGCGGGTCCTCGAACACCTCCTTCATATTGTTGATCGGCCCGCAGGGGACGTTCGCCGCCTCGAGCGCCTCGATCCACTCGCGCTTCGAGCGCGTGCGCATGATCTCGCGGATGATCGGGACGAGTTCTGCGCGGTGCACGATGCGCTGGGACATCGTCCGGAAGCGCGGCTCCTCGGCCAGTTCCGGGCAGCCGGCCACCTTGCAGAAGCGCTCGAA contains:
- a CDS encoding CoA transferase; its protein translation is FERFCKVAGCPELAEEPRFRTMSQRIVHRAELVPIIREIMRTRSKREWIEALEAANVPCGPINNMKEVFEDPQVRHRRLRVDMPHPSGAAAPLVASPLRLSKTPVEYRLAPPLLGEHTDEVLRGLLGKSDAEIAQLRRAGVV